AGTATTGAATTGTAGCAAGTTTTCAGCAATTAAACATCTCTGGGTATTTCTTCTTATTCTTAAAAATCACTTATGCCTAAGGTGGTTTTCACAAAATACTGGCTGCTTATCCTGTACCGTGATTTTCTGTAGGAATTTTGAGAGAAAATCTTGTaaagttttcttccttcctttctttctttctttctttctttttttcttttcttttcttttcttttcttttttttttttgctttttagagacagggtcttgctttgttgcccaggctggagtgcagtggcaccatgatcatagctcactgtaaccttgaattcctgggctcaagcaatcctcctgctttagcctcttgagtagcttggtctacaggcatgagtcaccacacccagctaatttatttaattttgttgtagagacagggtctccttatgttgtccaggttggtcttgaatctctggcctcaagcatttctcctgcctcagcttctcaaagtgctgggattataggtgtgagccatcacgcccagccaactttatttctttaattccaaatcaaagaatctttgaacctACCTATAAGCTGCAAGCCCCTTTAAGatttcctgccttttcaggccaaaccaatgtataccttccatgtattgatttatgattttacctgcaattcctgtctccctaaattGTATAAAACCACACTGTAACCCAACCGCCTTGGGCCCGCTTGTTCAAGACTTCTTGGGCGTTTCTCCCCAGGCAATGgttacacctttttttttttttttcctgataacaGCTCAAAATTTGTCATTCTCTTTTCTATTCAAAGGCAAAATATTTCCTTGAGTCTTCTACTTTTTCCAGAttctattttctgtaaattttagaagattttttaaaaaaactttgtatTATAGCcacttttaaatatgtataaaagtaGTGAATCTCATGTATTCATTGCtaacttcaaaatttattattctCTACATACgcgtttttgtgtgtatgtatttggtAGAGGAGGGAGTATTTTGAAAAAGTTTCGTGACGttagaatgtatattctgtttcCTCACTGTAGGTGCCTTTGGGTTTTTGATCCCTCTACTCACCAGGACCAGCCTTTCTGAGCTCCCTGACATCTCCCTGAACCATAAAATGAAAGTCTAAACTAGCTAGGAGATTCAATTCCCTGCCTACTTGGTTCTTTTGCCCTTACTCACTTCTGACCCTGATTCTCTACCTGAATATGTTTCTGAAAaccaaaatgctccaaaacccGAAacttgagtgccaacatgacatgcaaaaggaaatgctcactggagtgttttggatttttgattttcagattaaggatgctcaactggtaaatgtattccaaatctgaaaaaatttgaaGTCCAAAACTCTTTTGATCGTGTCTTGGATAAAGAATATTCAACCTGTACAAATTTAAggttctgtttttcaaaataatttctttatttaataaaattgtaaGTTACCTCCTTATCTCTAACcttgtttttaaaagcttatcTAGTCAACATTTTAGATCTCTTTTCTACCCTAAAACACAATGCTATTTTAAAGTGTGTGCCCCTTAGTAGTTCTCTCCACAATGCTTACCTTTCTTTAAAAGGTTGCCAAATCTTAATATAGCTTTGAGTTTCCCTAAACTGAATGGCATTCCAGTGGAAGGTGTATTTGACAGGATTTCAGTATCAAATGACAGAAAATCAACTGGATTTGGCTTTAAGCTCAAAGGGGAATTTATTGGCTGATATATGTAACTAAATGACCAAGAGTATTTCCAGCCAGGGCAGGTAGATGCAGGTATTCAACTAATGTTGACAggaatctactttctgtcattCAGATTTGCTTCTTGTTAACTTTTTCCTGTTAACTGCTTCTCAGTTAACTTTTCTCTAAAAACTCAAGTCTTAGTTTATCAGTTGTGCAGAAGTAGTGGCAGTACTTTTGTTAATAGTTCCAGCAAATGTCCCAGGGCTGATGCTGATCAACTTAGCTTGAGTTATATGCCTACCCCTAACTGGCCAGAGGAAAACTGGGCTTTTCTAGACCAGGCCTGGGTCATGTGTCTGCCATTGCACTTCCCCAGCCGGGGGTGGGGGTCATACAGGAACTGAGAATGGGGAACTGGATAGATGCCTGAAGGAAAATTAGGGTGCTGTTATTAATACATCAAGAACAGGAAATGAATGCTAGGTAGACAAAAATAACAGCTGTCTACTGGAGAGAAGATCAAATTAATTAGGAATAAATCTCCTCAAGGAGATCCATAATACACATCACCATAAAGTCTCTGAGTTTAAAGATAGAAACAAACAGGCTCGTTTTGCAAGGGATAAGAGCATACCCAGAAAGAGTTTTCTCTTAAGCTTTCTTAATGTTTATGTGATATACTTGCTAAATTATCTTCTGATTTGATTCTCCTTTTAATCCTGACCTTAGAATCACAAATGTTTGAAACCTAACAAGGCTAGAGATTTTCAGCTGAACTTAGatgggttttctgtttcttgtaatTGTGTCAGAATTCACCTTTCAAATCAGATTATCTCTCACTTATATACCCTGCTTATATATTTACTGACTTGGTATCTAGTGATGTTTTCAGATAGGGACTGTAGgaagaaatgagcaaataaaaaataaaagtagcatgAGAACACCAAACCATTTTGAAggatttccatcttttttcctagtgttttatgtattttagggTTAGTTATACCCAACCAgattaaggaagaaaggaaagtagCTGAAACTCATAATTGGGTGAATTAGACAGAGAGTGTGTCATTAATGACAATTATTTTAGAATGAAAAGAAGGCCTTAACTCTCAAATAAGTCAAATTGAAGTCTGATCCTTATTCCAACTGTGGAGTTGTGGCCTCCGTCTCTGATAGAAGCGCTATTACAATAGGAATCTCACATGTCTGTAGGGGATTAAATAGGGACTCTGTAGGTGTATTTGGCAAATGACTAGAGACTAGGAATCTGAAAGTAATTTTAGAAAGATGAATTTTTAGGTTTTAATAAATTCAGACACCACAGCAACAGTTTATTACTGTAGTCTTTACAACAAAAATAGTTGATAATTTAGGATCTtggtctttgatttttgttttaatcattagTGTTCTTGGGTCTTTTAAGAGattataatttagattttaaacAATCTAATAATGGTTTTTTCAAGTTTAAATCTCTTGTTCTTCTTGGCCACTGAGGCAGGGCAGAGattatatgtaagaaaaaaagatttcatattttctgttttgattatGGGGGTAGGTTAATATTCAGGATAAAAAACCTGGTTCAAATTAGAATCAAACTATTGAAGAACCAGGAACCACTGCTCTCAGAAATGATAATAGTCACATCGACATCATAGTTTTTGTGGTAGatattttttttggtttaagattatttctctcctttcataTCTTTACTGCTCCCCAAATCCCCTGTCACTTCAGATATAATATAGGAGAAACTAACTTCAAGTGATCTACCCACCAAGGATGAGAACAGAGTCAGTCTGACATGAAATAACCCATAATGGGACCCttttataaagtacttaaaataaaTGAGTGTAATATACAAaccacttttcaaaaaaaacttGAAGTTTTGATAGAATTATTTGATGTTTATGGGaaggtatgtgtgtatgtgttttaaaatgagaatttctcAAAAATTAGAATTATTCCAGATTTGAATTTGGCTTTACTAGAATCAGAATGCCTGTTCATTGATAGGATAGTACGCTTTTGTAAATTGTTACTCTTCTGAAGGGTAGAGGTTATCATCTATTTTAcaggagagaaaactgaagcGTTTTAGAGGTTTAGTAATTTAGACCTAAGAGCATTGGACTTTAAAGCCCATGCACTTTTTCCGATATCAAGCCGCCTAGTAAATTAACCAGTAAGtttaatacttatttttccattatcttCAAATTAGGAAATAAAGATGTTTATAACTTAGTtatcttttttactttgtttagtTTATTTAGAGACCTGTTTGGAGGTTATGGATGATAAGCCCAATCCTGCAACCCTAAGTGAGAGTTCAGAGCGTTTCTTCTCCTTTGGAGTGATTGCAGATATTCAATATGCGGATTTAGAAGATGGCTATAATTTCCATGGAAACAGGCGGCGGTACTACAGACACAGCCTTCTTCACTTGCAGGGGGCCATTGCAGACTGGAATAATGAAAGCAGCACACTCCGTTGTGTCCTTCAGCTTGGAGATGTCATTGATGGATATAATGCACAGCATAAAACATCAGAAAAGTCCCTAGAAGTTGTTATGAACACATTCAAGAAGCTTAAAGTTCCAGTTCACCATACATGGGGAAATCATGAGTTCTATAACTTCAGTAGAGACTACTTAACAAACTCTGAACTTAACACAAAGTTTCTAGAAGACCAGATTGTACATCATCCTGGGACTGTGCCTTCAGAGAATTACTATGCTTACCATTTTGTACCATTCCCTAAATTCCGGTTTATTTTACTCGATGCTTATGACTTGAGTGTCTTGGGCATGGATCAGTCTTCTCCAAAATATCAGCAGTGTATGAAGATACTGAGGGAGCACAACCCAAATACGGAACTGAATAGTCCTCAAGGTGAATTATCCCTTTGAGCTGAGAATCTAATACATTGTCTTTAAATTCTTCAGCTACCTTTTATTCAGCAGGAAGATGGACAATTAAGGTAAAAGTATATTGTCGCTGttgttcagggtcaggatttctCACAAGCCTGATCTCACATGGATTGGTTACAGTTGAATCAAGATTGATTTACTTAACAGATACTTGAATGCCTATTCTAGGCCAGGCACTTTTTCTAGGGATAACTATTCAGAGCTGTAAACAATACTGACAGTATCACTTTTTTTATGGGTGGAATGGAGGGAACAAAAGCAGtaggtgggcagggcaggtgataaatgaaacagaaacaagatTATTTCCACAGTGATAAGTGCTACCAAGAAAAGAGAGTGTGATGTTATAGAAAAGGACTAGGGGTACTGTTTTACATTGGGTGATCAGAGAAAGCCTCTCCGAGGAGAAAAACATCTAAGCCTAGACTTAAATGACAAGAAGGAGTCATCCTTGGAAAGAAGGATGTTCAGGGCTAGCGGACAGAGggaaaagcaaatgcaaaggcaTGAAAGTGGAATAAGACTCTGGCATTATTGAAGAACACAGAAAAGGGCCAGGGGGTACAAGATGGCTTTGGAGAGTAAACAGGGGAAAGACTGCTTAGTGGCTCGGTGGCCGTAGTAAGAAGTCTGTATTTGGTTTTCAATGTAGTGGCAAGCCAGTGAAGTAAGCAGGGGAATGTCAAGACTAGGAGTGAGGTGTGTGGTTTATTTAAATGTTGCTCTGATTTCttgagatttccttttttaagtcGGTTGCTGCTGATCAAATATTCctaaagaaaagaacaagttTGCCTGCATTAGCTAAATTTGAATGCCCAACGGAGGGGGAAAATGATATTTGGTGGGTCTAACTTACTTGAATTTATTTCAGGactttctgagccccagtttGTCCAGTTTAATGGAGGATTCAGTCAAGAACAGCTGAACTGGTTGAATGAAGTTCTTACATTCTCTGACACAAACCAAGAAAAGGTGGTGATCGTGAGTAAGTATTTAAATTGTCTATCTGATTACACTAGCATATTAGAGATTGGGAAcagttaaactttaaaatatactaacaATATTTACGTTTTGATAtcctttttctataaaatggatgcttaatttaaaaatttttattgagaaacaagctgtatataaaattaatatttaagaatgaatcaggaaagaattgtaaaataaaaaaatcttgccATATATTAGAACCTGTGAGTTGGCCTTTTGGGTTTCAAAGTAGAATGGGATCCCAAAGAAGATCAATTTATgaggttaattttatttttaatttttttcttagagacagggtctctctctgtcacgaactcctggctcaagcaatcctcctgcctcagcctccccagtagccaggactacaggtgtgtgccacctcgcccggctagttatttttattttttgtagagatggggtctcgttgtattgcccaggctggcctctagtgatccacctgccttggcctcccaaagtgctaggattgcaggtatgagccacccTAGCCAGTAATTTTTAACTGAGAAATTCAGTTCAGGCCCCACACCAAATCTCAGCCCCATCAGACATGCTTATTATTGAAGTGGCCACCAAACAGAGGCCACTACTGCCTCGATGAAACAAAGCTGATATAATAGAGGATCCATGTTACAGACTCCACTGGCAGTAGGTACTTTCAGTTCTCTAACTGTGTCTACTACGTGGTCACAAGGAAGTAAGatgtatattattttcatttagaatCATTTTGAACAGACACACTGCCATCAGAGATTGTGGGGATCTGGAGGTGCTTAAAACACACTCACATATacgcatgtgcacgtgtgtgtgtgtgtgtgtgtgagtgcatgtgtgcacacacgaaGAACCGAATTTGGATTTGCAACATGACTGGTGGACTTGTTTTGGGGGCTGAGATTAGGGCCCTTATTTTAGAATTAGAATCAATATGGGATAATAGGTGAGAAGACTGGACTAAGAGCCAGAAGGATCGGGCGCCATTCTGGCTATTGTTTATATGAGCTGTGTAGCCCTGGACAAATGTCGAGCCTACAGACTGCGGTGTTGTCAATAGTGCCCCAGATGAGATTATGGATATGAAAACCCTTTGGAAATGATAAGCTATTTGGATAGTTgataatataaaactatatttcagTCTATAAATGTGGTTTTTATGTATTAATCTTCCACTAATGTGGTAAAAACATGTAGATGGAGCAGGAGTATTTCTGATACTGTTGGAATATCAAGTGCCATTTAAGACTTGGAAAAGATAAAGTACCCTCAGGGACTGTTGGGACGATGTGACACCATTTGGCTCTATAATAAGTGGTCTCAAACTAGGATACTTCTTGATTTGTGTCTGCTTCTTAGTTTTCCACGGCTAGGCTGTACCTGTTACTTTTTAGAAGCACTGGAGCTGAAAGGGACCTAGAGATCATATAGCCAAAccctttaattttaaagataaagaaactga
The Eulemur rufifrons isolate Redbay chromosome 9, OSU_ERuf_1, whole genome shotgun sequence DNA segment above includes these coding regions:
- the ADPRM gene encoding manganese-dependent ADP-ribose/CDP-alcohol diphosphatase, with translation MDDKPNPATLSESSERFFSFGVIADIQYADLEDGYNFHGNRRRYYRHSLLHLQGAIADWNNESSTLRCVLQLGDVIDGYNAQHKTSEKSLEVVMNTFKKLKVPVHHTWGNHEFYNFSRDYLTNSELNTKFLEDQIVHHPGTVPSENYYAYHFVPFPKFRFILLDAYDLSVLGMDQSSPKYQQCMKILREHNPNTELNSPQGLSEPQFVQFNGGFSQEQLNWLNEVLTFSDTNQEKVVIVSHLPIYPESSDSVCLAWNYREALAVIWSHECVVCFFAGHTHDGGYSEDPFGVHHVSLEGVIETAPDSQAFGTVHVYPDKMMLEGRGRVPDRIMNYKK